One genomic region from Alosa alosa isolate M-15738 ecotype Scorff River chromosome 12, AALO_Geno_1.1, whole genome shotgun sequence encodes:
- the rasa1b gene encoding ras GTPase-activating protein 1, with product MMATDDGGEETDPASVMTQIDGGGILDTARFAFCTKPRIRMPETGPTLTMDTNRSLGSPEVSHQMTIDWSGVESKTGTASHILKDGNRVTDSPSEGSGGRILPNTASPDGSAALPSVPPPRTCGILGTVDEGDGLDGQEYEEEEVVFSLTAPPLNQWYHGKLDRTMAEERLQQARNPGSYLIRESDRRPGSFVLSFLSMTNVVNHFRIIAMCGDYYIGGRRFSSLPDLIGYYSYVSCLLKGENLLYPVAPPEPVEHRRRVRAILPYTKVPETPEISFLKGDMFIVHNELEDSWMWVTNVRTDEQGLIVEALVEEVAKEEDPHEGKVWYHGKINKQEAYNLLMNVGQVCSFLVRPSDSTPGDYSLFFRTNENIQRFKICPTPSNQFMMGGRYYSSIDAIIDHYKREQIVEGYYLREPVSIQHHQHLLSDIMDGKEIYNTIRRKTKDAFYKNIVKKGYLLFNKGKGKQRWKNLYFILEGNDSQLIYFESEKRATKPKGLIDLSVCSVYNVHDSMFGRPNCFQLVDQHFEEQYIFYFAGETPEQAQDWMKCLQTFCNNLKKPTQPSSNKRLRQVSSLLLNVEEAHKLPSKHFNNAYCNIYLNSVQVAKTHPREGLNPVWTEEFLFDDLSSDINRFEISLSNKTKKSKESDILFMVCQLCHLQRGKMIDEWFQLSSHVALKPGTETSSLRVRARYSMEKIMPEEEYNDFKELILLKEFHVINALAHVCGQDRTLLASILLRIFRHEKMEAPLLRALNDREISMEDEASTLFRATTLASTLMEQYMKATATAFVHHALKNTILKIMECKQSCELNPSKMEKNEDVNVNLNHLLNLVSELVEKIFMAAEILPPTLRFIYGCLQTFVQQKWPLNVTMRTRVVSGFVFLRLICPAIVNPRIFNIITDPPSPTASRTLTLVAKAVQNLANLVEFGTKEPYMEGVNPFIKSNKDRMIRFLDELGNVPELPHTTEHFITDLPRDLAALHQLCVSHSDELRTLSNERGVQQHILKKLLAITELLQQRQVHYAPSNSNR from the exons ATGATGGCAACAGATGACGGCGGTGAGGAGACGGACCCTGCTTCTGTGATGACACAGATAGATGGCGGAGGAATATTGGACACAGCCCGTTTTGCGTTTTGTACAAAGCCGAGGATTCGGATGCCGGAGACGGGCCCGACCTTAACTATGGACACTAACCGCTCCTTAGGTTCACCAGAAGTGTCTCATCAGATGACGATAGACTGGTCAGGGGTGGAATCGAAAACGGGAACAGCTTCACACATTCTTAAAGATGGGAACAGGGTGACAGATTCCCCATCGGAGGGCAGTGGTGGTCGGATATTACCCAACACCGCAAGTCCGGATGGCAGCGCTGCCCTTCCCTCGGTGCCACCGCCCCGCACTTGTGGGATATTGGGAACAGTGGATGAAGGAGATGGGTTGGACGGCCAAGAATATGAAGAAGAGGAAGTTGTCTTCTCCCTCACTGCCCCTCCACTTAATCA GTGGTATCATGGGAAACTGGATCGGACCATGGCGGAGGAGAGATTGCAGCAGGCCCGGAACCCTGGCAGCTATCTCATCAGGGAGAGCGACCGGCGGCCTGGCTCCTTTGTGCTGTCCTTCCTCAGTATGACCAATGTGGTGAACCACTTCAG GATCATTGCCATGTGTGGAGACTACTACATAGGAGGCCGACGGTTCTCCTCCCTACCTGACTTGATTGGCTATTACAGCTACGTCTCCTGTTTGCTTAAAGGAGAGAACCTCTTATATCCAGTGGCGCCTCCTGAG CCAGTGGAGCATCGCAGAAGAGTGCGAGCAATATTGCCATACACCAAAGTGCCTGAAACTCCAGAAATCAG TTTCCTGAAAGGGGACATGTTTATTGTTCACAATGAACTGGAAGACAGTTGGATGTGGGTGACAAATGTTCGCACAGATGAGCAGGGGCTGATTGTGGAGGCTCTGGTGGAGGAAGTG gCAAAAGAAGAAGATCCACATGAAGGAAAAGT ATGGTATCATGGGAAGATCAACAAGCAAGAAGCCTACAATCTACTTATGAATG ttGGGCAGGTGTGCAGTTTTCTAGTCCGGCCTTCAGACAGCACCCCAGGGGactactctctctttttccgaACCAATGAGAACATTCAGCGCTTCAAAATCTGCCCCACTCCCAGCAACCAGTTCATGATGGGTGGCAGATATTACAGCAG TATTGATGCTATCATTGACCACTACAAAAGAGAGCAGATTGTAGAGGGCTACTACCTGAGAGAACCTGTATCTATCCAG caccaccagcatTTACTGTCAGACATCATGGATGGCAAAGAGATCTACAACACCATCCGTCGCAAGACAAAAGATGCTTTCTATAAGAACATTGTGAAAAAAGGATATCTTCTCTTCAACAAAG GCAAAGGTAAGCAGCGGTGGAAGAACCTTTACTTCATCCTAGAGGGGAACGACTCCCAGCTCATCTACTTTGAGAGTGAGAAGAGAGCCACTAAGCCAAAAGGGCTGATTGACCTCAGCGTGTGCTCCGTGTATAATGTCCACGACAGTATGTTTGGCAG GCCAAACTGTTTCCAGTTGGTTGACCAGCACTTCGAAGAGCAGTACATCTTTTACTTTGCAGGAGAAACTCCTGAACAAGCACAG GACTGGATGAAGTGCTTGCAAACCTTCTGCAACAACCTCAAAAAACCTACGCAGCCCTCCTCTAATAAGCGCCTCCGCCAG GTCAGCAGCTTGCTCTTGAACGTGGAGGAGGCCCATAAATTACCCAGCAAGCATTTCAACAACGCCTACTGTAACATTTACCTGAACAGTGTCCAGGTGGCCAAGACTCACCCTCGAGAGGGTCTGAATCCTGTGTGGACTGAGGAGTTCCTCTTTGA TGACCTCTCGAGTGATATCAACAGATTTGAGATCAGTTTGAGCAACAAGACCAAGAAGAGCAAAGAGAGTGATATCT tGTTCATGGTCTGCCAGCTGTGCCATCTGCAGCGGGGCAAGATGATTGATGAGTGGTTCCAACTGAGCTCACACGTGGCTCTGAAGCCCGGCACAGAGACCAGCTCACTCAGGGTCCGGGCCCGCTACTCCATGGAGAAGATCATGCCTGAGGAAGAGTACAATGATTTCAAAGAG CTGATTCTGTTGAAGGAGTTCCATGTGATCAATGCACTGGCCCACGTGTGTGGACAGGACCGGACTCTCCTGGCCAGCATCCTGCTGCGCATCTTCAGGCACGAGAAGATGGAGGCTCCTCTACTCCGGGCACTTAATGACCGGGAGATCAGCATGGAGG ATGAGGCTTCCACACTCTTTCGTGCCACAACACTGGCTAGCACATTAATGGAGCAATATATGAAGGCCACGGCCACTGCTTTTGTGCACCATGCACTCAAAAACACCATACTAAAGATTATGGAGTGTAAACAGTCCTGTGAG TTAAATCCCTCAAAGATGGAGAAGAATGAGGATGTGAATGTGAATTTGAATCATCTCTTGAATCTTGTGTCTGAACTGGTGGAGAAAATTTTTATGGCTGCTGAGATTCTTCCTCC GACCCTGAGGTTCATTTATGGGTGTTTACAAACATTTGTTCAACAGAAATGGCCACTGAATGTCACAATGAGAACAAGGGTTGTGAG TGGATTTGTCTTCCTCAGGCTGATCTGCCCTGCTATTGTCAACCCAAGAATATTTAACATAATCACTG ATCCTCCCTCACCTACTGCCTCACGGACCCTCACGTTGGTCGCCAAAGCTGTGCAGAACCTGGCCAATCTGGTCGAGTTTGGAACCAAG GAGCCATATATGGAGGGCGTGAACCCTTTCATCAAGAGCAACAAGGACAGAATGATTAGGTTTCTGGATGAGCTTGGG AATGTGCCTGAGCTACCTCACACTACAGAGCACTTTATAACGGACCTGCCACGGGACCTGGCTGCACTTCACCAGCTGTGTGTCAGCCACTCCGATGAGCTGCGCACGCTTAGCAACGAACGTGGAGTCCAGCAG CACATCTTGAAAAAGCTTCTGGCAATCACTGAGCTTCTTCAGCAAAGGCAGGTTCACTATGCACCTTCCAACAGCAACAGATAG